The genomic DNA TGATCGGTAAGCGGCTTCAGCAGATAAGACCAGACGCTGTGCCGGTCCGTGCTGATATGGACCTCGGCCGGCATCCCCGGCTTGAGCTCCTTGGCGTCTGTCAGGCAGTCAGCCTTGTTTTCGACGCCGATGCGCGCCGAGAAATACGAAACCTGGCGCTGCTGGTCCTTGATCAGGTCCGCGGAAATCCACTTCACCGTGCCCTGGCAGGCGGGTGTCGTGCCGCCATCGAAAGCCGGAAAGCGGATCGAGACCGGTTGGCCGGAACGAACGTCGTCCACTCGAGGCGGAGGAATGAGCGCGTCCACGACAAGATTGTCCGCATCGGGGACGATCGTCATCAGCAACTCCCCGGGGGCGACTACACCACCCACCGTGTGGACGGTGGACTGTTGTATGGTTCCGGATTGCGGGGCGCGGATTTCCGTCTTGGTCAGTTCGTCCAGAGCGACGATCCTGCGTTCGTTGAGTTCGGTCCGCTTGGCTTCCGTTTCGCGCAACTCGGTCGTCACATCGCTGCGCCTTTTTTCATCGAGCTGCAGGATTTGCAGCTCGGTCTCGCTGATCTTGGTCTGGGCTTCCGCGACCGCCGCCGCCAGCCGGCCGGACTCGCCTTTGGCCCGTGTCGCGTCCAGTCTCACATTGCTCAACCGCTCTTTCGAAACCAGTTTCTTCGAATAGAGAGCATCCACGTCCGTCAGGTCGCGGCCGAGCAACGCCGCCGATTCATCCATCGCCACCTGCTGGGCCTTCAGGCCCTCGAGCTGACGCTCGATTTGCTGTGTCTGGCTCTTCAGAAGCGCCTTTTGCCCTGCCAATTCCGACGCCCGCGTTTCGAACAGGGCACGCTCGCCATTGACCAGTGCAGCCAGGTCCGGCTTGCTCATTTCCGCCTGCAGGCTGGCTGGAAGCGGCATGGTCGCCAGCCCCTGGCGTTCGGCCTCCAGCCGGGCAAGCCGCACCGTGGCGCGGTCGAGATCCTCGCTGATGATCTGCAGGTTCGCCCGCGGCAGCGTATCGTCCAGCCGGACCAGCACGTTGCCGGCCCGAACATGATCGCCATCTTGGGCAAAGATGCCGCTGATCGTGCCGCCGGTCTGGTGCTGGACCTTCTTGGTACTGCTTTCGACCACCACGGTTGCGGGGGCGATCACCGCACCCGCTATCTTGGTGAAGCCAAGCCATAGCCCTCCGCCAGCAATGAGCAGGCACGTGACCGCCAGTCCGCACACCAGGCTGGGTCCGATGCTGCCAGGGGCCTCGAGCGAGGAACGCTGACCGGCATCGAACCAGGCGTAAGATGGCAGGAACGCAAAGAGGCGGGGCAAGACATCACGCATGTCCGCTTACTCCCCTCTGGATCGGAATGACCGGGGACGGGCGGTGCGCGGCAGGAGAGGATGCTCGCGCCACACTCGCCAAGACCTCCTCGCGGGAGCCAAACGAGCGGACCATGCCGTTGGTCAGCACCAGAACCTGGTCGATGTTGGTGAGAGCGGACGGGCGATGCGCAACAACGATAACGATCCCTCCGCGCTGGCGCACGGCTAGAATTGCGCCCGCCAGGGCGGCATCGCCTTCGACATCGAGATTCGAGTTCGGCTCATCCAGGACGACAAGAAACGGCTCACCGTAGAGCGCTCTGGCGAGGCCGATCAGTTGCCTCTGTCCAGCGGACAAGGCCCTGCCTCCCTCGCCGATGCGCGTTTGGAAACCTTCCGGCAGATGCATGATCATCGAATAGACGCCCGCGGCCCGGGCGGCCGCAAGCACGCCTTTGGGATCGCTCTTGCCGCCGAACCTCGAGATGTTGTCGGCCACCGTCCCGTCAAAAAGTTCAACGTCCTGGGGCAGATAGCCGATATGGGCGCCGAGCGAATGCGGGTTCCACTGATCGAGAGAGGCGCCGTCCAATCTCACTTTGCCGTGCAGCGGCCTCCAGGCTCCAACCAAGGCGCGCACCAGCGTCGTCTTCCCGGAGCCGCTCGGCCCGACGATGGCCATTCCTGCGCCGCTGGACAATTGGAAATTCACATCGAGCACGGTCGGCTTCGGCGCGCCAGGCGGCGCGACCGTCAATCTCTCGACCGTCAGCCGTGTTTGCGGCCGGGGTAATTCCATGGGTTCGGTCGGGTTTTCGAACGCATCGAACGTCGCCTTGAGCTGGAAGTAGCTATGTCGGGTCGTCAGGAAGCCTTTCCAGTTTGCAATCGCCGCATCGACCGGAGCCAGCGCGCGGCCGAGCAAAAT from Mesorhizobium sp. M1E.F.Ca.ET.045.02.1.1 includes the following:
- a CDS encoding HlyD family type I secretion periplasmic adaptor subunit, yielding MRDVLPRLFAFLPSYAWFDAGQRSSLEAPGSIGPSLVCGLAVTCLLIAGGGLWLGFTKIAGAVIAPATVVVESSTKKVQHQTGGTISGIFAQDGDHVRAGNVLVRLDDTLPRANLQIISEDLDRATVRLARLEAERQGLATMPLPASLQAEMSKPDLAALVNGERALFETRASELAGQKALLKSQTQQIERQLEGLKAQQVAMDESAALLGRDLTDVDALYSKKLVSKERLSNVRLDATRAKGESGRLAAAVAEAQTKISETELQILQLDEKRRSDVTTELRETEAKRTELNERRIVALDELTKTEIRAPQSGTIQQSTVHTVGGVVAPGELLMTIVPDADNLVVDALIPPPRVDDVRSGQPVSIRFPAFDGGTTPACQGTVKWISADLIKDQQRQVSYFSARIGVENKADCLTDAKELKPGMPAEVHISTDRHSVWSYLLKPLTDQMSRAFR
- a CDS encoding type I secretion system permease/ATPase, with the translated sequence MSDCAPGLLGVGLFSAVTNILALTGSLYMLQVYDRVLPSQSVPTLVGLTVGMLGLYAAYGLLDFVRLRLLVRIASRLYRNLHQRAFAVSVLLPLKAGREADRVDPLRDLDHLRGFLSGSGPTVIFDAPWIPFYLLIIYMLHPSLGVLATVGALAVVALTAVAEILGRRPARLTSEAMISQRALAESGRRNAEVVQAMGLSSRLARRWSDMVHGYLLYQERLSDIIGGTSSLSKALRMALQSSVLGLGAYLVIGGEASPGVIIASSILLGRALAPVDAAIANWKGFLTTRHSYFQLKATFDAFENPTEPMELPRPQTRLTVERLTVAPPGAPKPTVLDVNFQLSSGAGMAIVGPSGSGKTTLVRALVGAWRPLHGKVRLDGASLDQWNPHSLGAHIGYLPQDVELFDGTVADNISRFGGKSDPKGVLAAARAAGVYSMIMHLPEGFQTRIGEGGRALSAGQRQLIGLARALYGEPFLVVLDEPNSNLDVEGDAALAGAILAVRQRGGIVIVVAHRPSALTNIDQVLVLTNGMVRSFGSREEVLASVARASSPAAHRPSPVIPIQRGVSGHA